The proteins below are encoded in one region of Trichocoleus sp.:
- a CDS encoding ATP-binding protein, with translation MTGMNLATSDVNLTSLKQPPIHVLTQIQPHGILLVLQEPDFTILQASRNTSTAFGLPPEQVLGKTLDDILDSFQVDRFRSWLSSDNLEFINPTQIWVKRGSGDDYLVFDAVFHRSADGFLVLELEPALTQENIPFLSFYHLARASINQIESTSNLRDFCQIIVREVRNVTGFDRVMLYKFDDDGHGEVVAEEKLEEMEAYLGLHFPESDIPQPARKMFLSNWIRVIPDSQAEPVALYPAHNPVTHQPTDLTLSILRSPFSCHLEYLHNMGVGASLTISLMKDQKLWGLIACHHRTPKYVSYQLRKACEFLGRVIFAEISNYEDAADHHSRLKLATVQSTLFDLMAQEDNFIDALTQHEPNLLDLVDAKGAAICFSGHWTTIGHTPPEDELNYLVQWLAKNVDEEVFYTNSLPLVYSDAERFKDVASGLLAIPISKRSYVLWFRPEVLQTVNWGGNPNQAYELKEFDGNMRLCPRKSFELWKETVRLKSLPWKPIEIHATLELRKAIVNIVLRQAEELALLAQDLERSNAELKKFAYVASHDLQEPLNQVANYVQLLEMRYHSELDQDAVEFIDFAVEGVSLMQTLIDDVLAYSKVDLKGIEWELTSVEVAMNQALNNLRGRIAETEAVITSDPLPTIVADGTQLMQIFQNLIGNAIKFRKKEEAPQIHVSVQRQEEAWLFSIQDNGIGIDPQFGDRIFVIFQRLHTRDEYAGSGVGLAICKKIAECHRGRIWVESELGKGSTFYFTIPVGGRDRHHANGRKKQNHLVDRR, from the coding sequence ATGACAGGCATGAATTTAGCAACGTCAGACGTCAATCTAACCAGCTTAAAACAGCCCCCAATTCATGTCCTAACGCAAATTCAACCTCACGGTATTCTGCTGGTTTTACAAGAGCCAGACTTCACAATTCTTCAAGCCAGTCGTAATACATCAACCGCATTTGGGCTGCCACCAGAACAGGTTTTAGGCAAAACACTCGATGATATTTTGGACTCCTTTCAGGTCGATCGCTTCCGATCTTGGCTGTCCAGCGACAATCTAGAGTTTATCAATCCAACTCAGATCTGGGTGAAGCGAGGCAGCGGAGATGATTATTTGGTCTTTGATGCTGTATTTCACCGCAGCGCTGATGGATTTTTAGTGCTGGAATTAGAGCCTGCTCTCACTCAGGAAAATATTCCATTTCTTAGCTTTTATCACCTTGCTAGAGCCTCGATCAACCAAATTGAATCGACCTCAAATCTACGAGATTTCTGTCAAATTATTGTGCGAGAAGTGCGAAATGTGACAGGGTTCGATCGCGTCATGCTCTACAAATTTGACGACGATGGACATGGCGAAGTGGTCGCTGAAGAAAAACTAGAAGAGATGGAAGCTTATCTGGGGCTGCATTTCCCAGAGTCAGATATTCCTCAGCCTGCCCGAAAGATGTTTCTCTCCAACTGGATTCGCGTCATTCCAGATTCCCAGGCAGAACCCGTTGCCCTCTATCCTGCCCATAACCCTGTCACCCATCAGCCAACCGACCTCACCCTTTCCATTCTGCGGAGTCCTTTTTCCTGCCATCTGGAATATCTACACAACATGGGTGTCGGCGCATCCTTAACAATTTCGCTGATGAAGGATCAGAAGTTGTGGGGCTTAATTGCCTGCCACCATCGCACGCCCAAATATGTTTCCTATCAGTTGCGGAAAGCCTGCGAGTTTTTGGGTCGTGTCATTTTTGCTGAAATCTCCAATTATGAAGACGCAGCCGATCATCACTCTCGCTTGAAGCTGGCAACGGTGCAGTCTACCCTTTTTGACTTAATGGCGCAGGAAGACAACTTCATTGATGCGCTAACGCAACACGAACCCAATTTGCTGGATCTCGTTGATGCTAAAGGTGCGGCAATTTGCTTTAGTGGTCATTGGACAACGATCGGACATACACCGCCTGAAGATGAATTGAACTATCTAGTTCAGTGGCTAGCGAAAAATGTTGATGAGGAAGTGTTTTACACTAATTCGCTGCCGCTGGTTTACTCAGATGCCGAGCGATTTAAGGATGTTGCAAGCGGACTACTGGCAATCCCAATTTCCAAACGGAGTTATGTGCTGTGGTTCCGTCCAGAGGTGCTCCAAACTGTGAATTGGGGCGGTAATCCAAACCAGGCTTATGAACTCAAGGAGTTTGATGGCAATATGCGGCTCTGCCCGCGTAAGTCCTTTGAGCTGTGGAAAGAAACAGTCCGGCTCAAGTCGCTGCCCTGGAAACCGATCGAGATTCATGCCACGCTGGAACTGCGAAAAGCGATCGTCAATATCGTGCTGCGACAGGCAGAAGAATTGGCGTTATTAGCGCAAGATTTGGAACGCTCTAATGCCGAACTGAAGAAATTTGCCTATGTTGCTTCTCATGACCTGCAAGAGCCGCTGAATCAGGTGGCAAACTATGTGCAGTTGCTCGAGATGCGCTATCACAGCGAACTGGATCAAGATGCAGTTGAGTTTATTGACTTTGCAGTTGAGGGCGTGAGCCTGATGCAGACCTTAATTGACGATGTGCTGGCATATTCTAAGGTCGATCTGAAAGGCATCGAATGGGAGCTGACTAGCGTTGAAGTGGCGATGAACCAGGCACTTAATAACTTGCGGGGACGCATTGCTGAAACTGAGGCTGTCATTACCTCCGATCCACTCCCAACGATCGTCGCGGATGGGACGCAACTGATGCAGATCTTCCAAAACCTGATCGGCAATGCAATTAAATTCCGCAAGAAAGAGGAAGCGCCTCAAATTCACGTCAGCGTTCAGCGGCAGGAAGAAGCATGGCTTTTCTCCATTCAAGACAACGGCATTGGGATTGATCCGCAGTTTGGCGATCGGATCTTTGTGATATTCCAGCGGCTACATACTCGCGATGAATATGCTGGTTCTGGAGTTGGGTTGGCGATTTGTAAAAAGATTGCTGAGTGCCATCGAGGACGAATTTGGGTTGAATCTGAATTGGGTAAAGGATCAACCTTCTATTTCACCATTCCGGTTGGAGGACGCGATCGACATCATGCTAATGGACGCAAGAAACAAAACCATCTTGTTGATCGAAGATAA
- a CDS encoding response regulator, translating to MLIEDNRADIRLIQEALKSTAAQCQVAVVRDGMEAMSYLRQGEDFVDAVRPDLILLDLNLPKKDGREVLAEIKSDPALQHIPIIVLTTSRNEEDIFKSYDLHANCYISKSRNLSQLFEIVRGIQEFWLETATLPSSGAATPA from the coding sequence TTGTTGATCGAAGATAATCGTGCGGATATTCGTTTGATCCAGGAAGCTCTCAAAAGTACGGCGGCTCAATGCCAGGTTGCAGTTGTTAGAGACGGCATGGAGGCGATGTCTTATCTACGGCAGGGTGAAGATTTTGTGGATGCAGTGCGTCCTGATCTCATCCTGCTCGATCTCAATCTGCCCAAAAAAGATGGGCGGGAAGTGCTGGCAGAAATCAAAAGTGATCCGGCATTGCAGCATATCCCAATCATTGTGCTGACAACCTCACGCAATGAAGAGGATATCTTCAAAAGCTACGATCTCCATGCGAATTGCTACATCTCCAAATCACGCAATCTATCTCAACTGTTTGAAATTGTGCGGGGGATTCAGGAATTTTGGTTAGAGACAGCTACACTACCGTCCAGCGGGGCAGCAACCCCAGCTTAA
- a CDS encoding response regulator: MVRDSYTTVQRGSNPSLNLLLVEDNLAEARLLKEFLKGTLFNQVTLTHTKRLSEAIDQLKRAPFHLILLDLTLPDSYGLASLDTLLKAAPHLPIVVLTNTNDDELAVEAVRHGAQDYLVKRQMDQEILVRSVRYAIERKQTAEALREANEILELRVQERTIALKQANDLLQQEVIWRQQIQERLELAQQAGKIGTFEWNVRSNQVTWSAELEALYGLAPGSFHNCYEAWIQTLHPDDRARIEQEFWQAIEACQGIDTEFRIFWKNGESRWIAVKSSLFHDQTTGKAMRMIGIHMDITEKKQLEAQFLRAQRLESLGTLASGIAHDLNNILTPILVGVQLLPLKFPNLNDHTRQLLKTIEGSAQRGADLVKQILSFARGVEGNRVYLQIQHLLTEIRRIIEQTLPKSIDIETNIPLDLWTIHGDATQLHQVFMNLCVNARDAMPQGGSLSVEAENTTVDDQYARMHLDAAVGSYVVITVTDTGMGIPAQIIHRIFDPFFTTKEFGKGTGLGLSAVLGIVRSHGGFVDVISHENQGSQFKVYLPAHESSVIQNKQDEVLLLGQQELILIVDDEAMIRDTVRSTLETYQYQVLTASDGLEAIALMAEHKNKIRGVLLDLMMPVMDGVATIPLLRQFSPNVYVVAMSGVNVTETVAQSEHLGCQDFLSKPFTTKELLQVLHQGLTAARPVDSPTAILSTLKSF, translated from the coding sequence TTGGTTAGAGACAGCTACACTACCGTCCAGCGGGGCAGCAACCCCAGCTTAAATTTGTTGCTTGTTGAGGATAACCTGGCAGAAGCGCGGCTCTTGAAGGAGTTTCTGAAAGGCACGTTGTTCAATCAAGTTACATTGACCCACACCAAGCGATTAAGCGAGGCGATCGATCAGCTCAAAAGAGCTCCGTTTCATCTCATCTTGCTCGACCTGACCTTACCCGACAGCTATGGTTTAGCATCACTGGATACACTGCTAAAAGCGGCTCCACATCTGCCGATCGTCGTTTTAACGAATACGAACGATGATGAACTAGCAGTCGAAGCGGTGCGGCATGGGGCACAGGATTATTTGGTCAAACGGCAAATGGATCAGGAAATCTTGGTGCGATCGGTGCGTTATGCGATCGAACGAAAACAAACAGCCGAAGCTCTGAGAGAAGCCAACGAAATTTTAGAACTGCGGGTTCAGGAACGCACCATTGCCCTAAAACAAGCGAATGATCTTTTACAGCAAGAGGTGATCTGGCGGCAGCAGATTCAAGAGCGGCTGGAACTGGCACAACAGGCAGGTAAAATTGGCACCTTTGAGTGGAACGTTCGATCGAATCAGGTCACTTGGTCGGCGGAACTGGAAGCGCTGTATGGGTTAGCACCCGGTAGTTTTCACAACTGCTATGAAGCTTGGATCCAAACCCTCCATCCAGACGATCGGGCAAGGATTGAGCAGGAATTCTGGCAGGCAATTGAGGCTTGTCAGGGCATTGATACTGAATTTCGAATTTTTTGGAAGAACGGCGAAAGTCGCTGGATTGCGGTTAAAAGTAGCCTGTTTCACGATCAGACCACGGGCAAAGCAATGCGAATGATCGGGATCCATATGGATATCACCGAGAAAAAGCAGCTTGAAGCACAGTTTCTCCGGGCACAGCGTTTAGAAAGTTTAGGCACGCTGGCAAGCGGCATTGCTCATGATCTCAACAATATCTTGACCCCAATTCTGGTCGGCGTGCAGCTATTACCGCTGAAGTTTCCTAACCTGAATGATCACACAAGGCAGTTGCTCAAAACGATCGAAGGCAGTGCTCAACGAGGAGCAGATCTGGTTAAGCAAATTCTGTCTTTTGCGCGGGGGGTTGAGGGCAATCGCGTTTATTTGCAGATCCAGCATCTTTTAACTGAAATCAGGCGAATTATTGAGCAGACTTTACCGAAGTCGATCGATATTGAAACAAACATTCCGCTTGATCTCTGGACAATTCACGGTGATGCTACCCAGCTGCATCAGGTCTTTATGAACCTTTGCGTCAATGCGCGAGATGCAATGCCTCAGGGCGGCTCTTTATCAGTTGAGGCAGAGAATACCACGGTCGATGATCAGTATGCCCGGATGCACTTGGATGCGGCAGTCGGTTCATACGTAGTAATTACAGTTACAGATACAGGAATGGGAATTCCGGCTCAGATCATTCATCGCATTTTTGATCCCTTTTTCACCACAAAAGAATTTGGTAAAGGAACTGGATTAGGGCTGTCTGCGGTATTAGGAATTGTCAGAAGTCATGGTGGTTTTGTTGATGTGATCAGCCATGAAAATCAAGGTAGCCAGTTTAAAGTTTATTTACCTGCTCATGAATCAAGCGTTATTCAGAACAAACAAGATGAAGTCCTGCTTTTAGGACAACAGGAATTGATTTTGATTGTCGACGACGAAGCAATGATTCGAGACACAGTGCGATCGACATTGGAAACCTATCAGTATCAGGTTTTAACTGCCAGTGACGGACTCGAAGCGATCGCGCTGATGGCTGAACATAAAAACAAAATTCGCGGGGTTCTGCTCGATTTAATGATGCCTGTCATGGATGGTGTCGCAACGATTCCGCTATTACGTCAATTTAGCCCTAATGTTTATGTCGTGGCAATGAGCGGTGTGAATGTAACTGAAACAGTTGCCCAGTCTGAGCATCTCGGTTGCCAAGATTTTCTCTCCAAACCGTTCACCACTAAAGAACTTTTGCAGGTTTTGCATCAAGGCTTAACAGCAGCAAGACCCGTTGATTCTCCTACCGCTATCCTTTCCACCTTGAAGTCTTTTTAG